Below is a window of Lentimicrobium sp. L6 DNA.
CCGCCATCAAAGGTTTTTGTGAATTTTGCTTCAGTTAATTTCTTGTTTTAAGTAAAGACCCTAAGGGTCATTCTATTATGCCCCTTATAATATACTTATTATTATAAAAACATATACAATACTACATCGTAAACTTACTTTTTGTTTTATCCCAACGAATATATACAGCGTCTGGATGTTTACCAATAAACTGTAAATATTGTTCTGCAATTGCTGGATTAACTTCTAAGTATTTTTGATAAGTGGTATATTTCCCCTTATGGATAGTCATGATTTTCTTACCACGTTCTGTATAATCCTTCCCTTGGAAAAGTTTGCCAAATAATTTACTCATATTCTTTGTGTTTTGGTGTAATGTGTATTCAATTTGTGTGTGTCAAATTTATTAAAAAAGATATCTTTCAGAAAACTAAATCGTTTTAAATTTTCTGAGTTATGCACAAGACATGTTGATAAATAAAAAGTTGGCTATTTTCAAATATTTCACAACTCACTAAGTGCCATACACATAAATGCATAACCATAATGAAATTGAATAGAAACAAACAAAATGGCATAGAATTAACGAACCAATTCTCATTCTATTGTTTATAATTTCATTTTCCTCTAAAAAATTTTCAAAACGGAATAGAGAAGAATAATACTACTTTTGCAAAAAAACCTAATCATGAATTTTTTGCAAAAATACTGGGTCAAACAAAAGAAGAAATCTTGGTGGGCTTGGGTGTCTGATATATTCTTTATTCTTTTATTCGCAGGCCTTTTAATTCCTGCTACTCGAACTCCCATCATGGTATTCATTAAAGAATTAACCAATTTTGCACCTTCAGTTTCAGCTGACGATCAGTATGGTGAATTATCACCTATTGATTATCAATGGACCTTATTAAATGGTGATAATCAAAAAATCCAACTAAAAGAATTATCAGACAAACCCATTCTTATTAATTTCTGGGCAACTTGGTGTCCACCTTGTATTGCTGAAATGCCTTCTTTTGAGAGATTGCAAAATGATTATGGCGACAAAGTATATTTTCTATTTATCAGTAATGAAAACCAAAGTATTACAAGAAATTTTTTAAAAGACAAGAATTGGGATTTAAAATCTTACCGCCCACTAGATCAAGAACCTAGTCAACTTTCTAGCACAAGTCTTCCAACCACCTATATTATAAATAAAGAAGGTATCATCGTTGTGAAAGAAACTGGAAATAAAAAATGGGACAGCCAAAAAGTAAGGGATTTACTTGATGAACTTATAAAGTAACACCCCAAATTGATGGAGGCCAAAAGCCAAAACCCAATATCAAATTTCGACTTCTTACCCCTAAATGATATCATCAATCGTTATACTGCGAACAAGATTCACTTAAAGAAAGTGAGGAGCTAGCTGAATTCCCAGTTATACTAATAGAAATACTTCCATTTGTGGTAGTAGCATCTGCTGTAAGCGCTATAGTACTTCCAGCTTCTCCTGAAGCACTTAGGGTCCATGGAAGTGTAGGATTAGTGAGTATTTGTTCTGATCCTGCAATAGAATAAGTGATTTTAGTACAATTAGCATCCCCAGTTTTAACAACAGTGAAGACCAGTCCCATATCCGTATCGAGGGTATCACTCTTTATAAGGTTGCATGTTTTTGTTTCTGGGTCATCGTCTTTTTTGCAAGAGTTAGTTAATAAAGCAAAGCCGATAAGGAGAATGCTCAATAGTAAAATATTCTTTTTCATTATTTAAAAGTTTAATGTGTTGCATAGTAAAGTTAAGGAAAAATATAGCTCTCACTCCTTATTATCCATATTTTCTTTGAACGAATAAACACACTTCTCAAAAGAAATTTCATTCATATAGCAAGACTCTGATTACGAATATGATCATAAACGCAATGTTTCGCTTCGTCAAAAAAACTAGAAAATAGAATTACCTAAATACAGCAAAAACTACTGAAATAATAAGAGTTAAGCCAAATAAAGTGATCAATTAGGAGCAATATATAGAATGATATTCCATAAAAGGTTAAAAATCCTCCTCTTCCTTTCGTTTCACCAATTCTTTGGTAGAAAGAAGTCCACAAGCCGCAAAAATGTCTTGTCCACGAGAAGCTCTAATGGTAGTCATGATGCCTTTTTTCTTAAGGTCTGCTTGGAATTTGAGGATGGTTTCATCATCGGAACCCAATAGAGGAGTTCCTGGAATGGGATGAAATCTTATTAGATTGATTCGAGATTTAATACCATTTAGAATTCTGGCCAATTGGTCAACTTGAGTTTTTCCATCGTTGAAATCTTTGAACATGATATACTCAAAACTCACTCGTCTTTGCCCACCAAACTCAAAATTACTAATCACTTCCAATAATTTCGGTAGATTATATACATTTTCTATGGGCATAATCTTTTTACGTTCCTCTTCAAAAGGAGAATGCAGACTAATAGCCAAATGCGCTTCTGATTTCTCCAAGAAAGTTTTCATTGCAGGAATGATACCAATGGTAGAAACGGTAATTCTCCTTGGACTCCAAGCCATTCCATAATCAGCAGTAAGAATCTCAATACTTCTCAAAACATTATCTAGATTATCAAAAGGCTCTCCCATTCCCATATATACCACATTGGTCAATTGGTCGAATTCTGGAAGACTATAAATTTGATTCAAGATTTCGCCAGTTGATAAGTTAGCTTGGAAACCTTGTTTTCCCGTCATACAGAATAAACAGCCCATTTTACAGCCTACTTGAGAAGAAACACAAAGTGTTGCACGGTCTCTATCTGGAATAAAAGCAGCCTCAATAAAATGGCTACCTCTTACATGAAAAAGATATTTCTTAGTTCCGTCAACTGATTTTTGTACAGTTCCATGCTCCACTCTTTCCAATTGATATTTCTCATCTAATAAAGCCTTGGCCTTTTTAGAGATATTATGCATATCCTCAAATGTTCGAGCATTATTTTTATACATCCACTCTGCTAATTGAGTTCCAATAAACTTTGCCAAACCTAAGCCTACAACCAGTTCTTGTAATTCTTTTTTCGTTTTACCGAATATATTTTCTTTTACCATTAAAAGTATATTTCTGCTATGATTTTATCGTAATCTACTCCCCTATCTATCAATATATCTCGAACTTGCACCACCATTTCAGAGCTACCACAAATGAAGAATGTTCTATCTAATTCCAGCTCTTCAGTTTTTAAGTATTCTGTAAGTCTTCCACTATAAAAGCCTTCCTTCTCCATGGTAGAACTACAAGGAATATATTTCAATGAATCATCCTTAATAAACAATGAATCAAAGTAAAAGGATTTTTCAGCTCTCCCACCATGTATCAGAGTCTTCTGAGGAGCTAAACCACTTTTTTGCATAGATACAAATGGAGCAATTCCTGTTCCTACAGCTATCCAATAATCAGCTCCTTTACTACCATAAAAGGCCCCAAAAGGCTGGCTAACTAATATGGTGCCGCCTATTTTAACTTCAGCCAAACGAGGTGTTAAAAAACCATCAGGTTTTACCTTAAACAAAATAGCTACCTCTTCATTTTTAGGTTCACTCGCAATACTATAAAGCCTAGGAGGCTCATCTTTTTGTAATGAAATAGCCACCACCTGCCCTGGTTTAAAATCGAAAAACCGTTTGAAATAATAGACAAAAGCATTCTCACCTAAATCATCTATTCTGGTCACTTTTGCTTTGAATAATTCTATTTCACCTAAGCTATGTTTATCTGCGTAATGCATAAATTAAATTTGTGCAAAGGTAGCATTCCCATGAAATCTAATTTGAAGCAATGGTTCTTAAAGTTTTTATTTTTTGTTAAAATTATTTTTAATTCCTCAAACCCTTATATTTGCTATAAATAACGCTAAGAAATCTTCATTTTATTTCTGAAGGTTCTGGATCAAAACTAAACTCAAATGAAAAAACTAATACTCATTGCCCTTCTATTTACAGGTTTATCCACCTATTCACAAGTAGAACTCTCTCCAATGGTTGGATATTTCTTTGGTGGAAAAAGTAATTTCTACGAAGGAAGCCTAAAGATAAAAGACAATATAAACTATGGCCTTCACTTAGGTTTCGACGCTGGTGGGCATAGTATGCTGGAACTTTCCTATGCAGTTAGTTCTTCAGATGCACAATGGCGACCAAACTTTAGTTACATAGACTTATTACCTTCTAGAGAATTTGATATACAAACTCATATGTTTCTTATTGGAGGAACAAAAGGGGTAGAATTATCTAATCCTCAGCTTATTGGTTTTGGTACTTTTAAAGCTGGAGCAGTATATTATAATGCTACGAATGGCGATATTACTGATGTGTGGCGTTTTATGATCAATTTGGGTGCAGGAATAAAATACTATTTTACAGATAAAGTTGGAATCAAATTCCAAGGAAATATGTATATGCCTATGTACTTTAATGGAGGAGGGATTTACTGTGGTATTGGAAGTGGAGGAAGTAATTGTGGTGCTAGTGTAAGCAGTACAGTGGTTATTTTCCAAGGTGATTTAACTGCTGGTTTGATATTCAAATTGGGACAGTAGGGTCATAAATCCTAGTTAATAAAATAAATAGCCATTAGATTTGATTTTATCGAACTAAAGGCTTTTTGGATCTCCTATTTATCTCTTTTCTTGAAAATAAATAGCCTTTCTTAGCGCGATATTTGCCTGCAAATTTCTATAGAAGAATAGATAATCATAGATATGATATTCGCCTTCTTTAAAAATAGGCAGTATTGGAGGATAATCCTCAGGAAGAATATCGATGACTTTAAGGGTTCCCCTAGAAGGAGAAATATAGGCTCCAGAAAACTCTTTTATTTCCCTATTTATACCTCCAGCATAATCGGTGAAACAAGCCCCTAAATTTAAGCTTTTATCAGCAAGCACTGAATCAATTCTCCAATTTAATGGATTGATAGACAGACTAAATTTGGGAACAATAATAGAGGAAGCTATACCCTCTGATTCACTGCTATAACAGATAATCACTCCTAAATCCCTATCGTTTTGAGCAGGTTTTAAATGAGGATATTCCATGACCTCCTCTTCCTCTAAACGCCAACCAATAGCATAGGCGGCGATTAATCGGTTTTGCAATCCCTCATTTTGAAAACGATGCTTTAACAGCTTCATTATCATCTCACTCCCTTGACTAAACCCTGCTAAAATAAAAGGCTTATCACTTTGAGAAAGATAATAATCAAAAGCCTCCTCCACATCAGAATATGCCAATTTAAAAGCCATATTTACTGAAGGATTTTCAGATTCCTCTGCATATCCTCTGCTCATATAAGCTGTTAAACTAGCTTGACGATAATAAGGCGCATAAAAATTAGCTTCAGCATCATAAATACCTTTTTCCATATTTATGGCACCTATAAAGTTCCCTTTTAGATCCTCATTCTCAAGCGAAAGATTAAAACTCACACTGTCGCCACTATATACAGTTGGAGCAATAAAGAATATATCCATATCATCCTGATTAGAAACCGGATAACAAGCCCAATTTTGGTTTAAGGAATAGTCTATTTTAATAAAGCCTTGCTTGACTTTTCTTTGAGTACAGGAATTTATAAAAAGTAAAAAACTCAATAGAATAATCAACTTTGAAAAAACTAAAATCTTTGGACTTTGGGGAAATAGTTCGATTTGATGGTTATAGTTCCTTAGTGCTTTCATATGAAAAAATAGACTTATTTAAATGTTTATACCAAAGGTAATATAAATCTAATATAGGAGATTTAATTAAGGCAATAGGATAAATAGGAGATTCAACTTAACCATAGAAATCTAAAGAAAAAGCTCAAATGAGAATCATTAAGTCTGCTCACATAATTTTTGTAACTCTTCTTTCTTCTCTTGTGGGAGCTCTATGTTTGGAGAGGTATTATTAAGCTTTAATTTTTCAAGATTGACTAAATTTTTATCAATAAAATCGCTCTGAATTTTAAAACGACGACATAATTCACATCCTGCCAAATGCATTTTTAATTGCACTCGCTTGATGCAGCCCACCTTAGTCATCTCCGACTTGGTAATTAAGTATGTAGCTTCTTCGCAACTCAACATGATGGCATCCATCCCTCTTATCATCATTTTCTTCATCATACTTCTAACCAATTTTTTTCAATACAAGCTCTCATCTTCAACTTTGCTCGATGCATAATCACCCACAAATTAGACGAAGTAATATTTAAGTCCTTACAAATTTCTTCTCCACTACACTCCTCCATCATCTTCATATGAAAAACCTCACGCCATTGAGGAGGTAGAAGACTCAAGCATAAGTCTAAAGCTTTTTGAAATTCATCTTTTTCCAGATCATTTGATTGATCAATATTCCATTGTCCAGGTTCACCATCATCACTCCAATGGTTCTTAAAAGCTCCATCGGCATTAAAAGGAAGACTGAAATCTGTATTTGTTGTGTTTTTCCTAACTGAAGATTTGCGATAATGATCGATAACTTTTCGCTTCAAAATAGATACCAACCAGGTGCGCTCCGTGCTATTTCCCTTAAAAGAATCTTTACCCTTAAGGCCAGCAATAAAAGTGTCTTGAACCAAATCTTGAGCAATCACATCATCACTAACTTTATATACAGCGTAATTATAAAGGTAGTCGGAATGGTTTTGCACCCATTTCTCAGGATTTAATATATTGGCAGTTTTGCTCATATCTAGCAAAAATACTCAAAGTTTATAGCTATCAAAATATTTTGGAAACAATAAATATTCACTGCTTTAAAATAGTATTTACTATTCTTCTCTACGAATGAATTATATAGTTTGAACTGGACAAACATATTGACGTCCTAAGGTAGTATGTTTAGCACAACAACTAATAAATGATAACGAAACTCAACTTCAAATATAAATAGAGATAAAAGTAACAGAAGCCAGAGCCTGTTATTCACTTTGTGCCTCAATTTTATCAGCTATATTGCAAAGTCTTTCAAAGAAAAACCATGAACAATAAAACTGCTCATGGTTTTCTAAATCTTTCTGTTCTATGTCAATTTACATCTTTATAAACTTCAAACTACTCTCCTTTTTATCAGTTTTTACATTGATGAAATAAATGCCCTGAGGAAGTTTTTGAGCATCTAAAATTGTTTGATTATTTTGTATTTCCTCAGTTTTCATTTCTTGTTCTAATACAACCTGACCATTAGAATTATAGATTTTGATGGTGGCTTTCTCTTTTCCAGAAATCACATTTTTCAAATCAATATGGATATAATCGTTTACTGGATTTGGAGATATTGTAAATGCTTGTTCATTTAGTTCATCAACAGTCCATAATATATCTATTCCAAATTTCTCACTAATTGAGTAAATATCAGAATTACTAGGATATGATAATCTAAGATAGCAGTCTTGTGAATTAGCATCAGGGACCAACCAGCTATACACCTGATTATCTGCTGGTAAGCTAGTTTCCAACACTGACCAATTATCACCATTATCCGATGAAAACTCTATTTTAACATTTGAAATCACCTCACTATTCCATGTAATATCATACTCATATTCTGGCATCAATAACTCACCATCCATAGGCGTTAAAACATCCAATAAATAAACAAAGAACCTAAAATCAGACTCATCATTCAAATCTGGGAAAGCAGTTTCTTCTAGTTTTACTTTACACCAATCTGTGGCTGTTTCTGGAGTCCACATATAGGAACCGCTTGCTGCATCAATACCATCGGCTACAAATACCCAATCACCTCCATCGGAAGCTTGATAGTATAAACTCAAATCACCTATCAACTCACCTGACCATGTCACCTCATATTCTCTTCCCACTTGGTAAGTAACGAAGCCATTAGGTTCTAATAACTCGAGAGATGCAAAGGTGAAAGCCTCCTCATTCATACTCATGATATCTGGATAAGCTACATCAGAAATTCTTACAAAACAGGCATCTGATGTTACATTTGGGGCGTCCCACTCGTAAGCACGAGTATTGGCAGAAATAGACTCCTCTATGGTTTCCCAAGTAGTTCCATTATCCGATGAAAACTCCAATTTCACATCTGCAATAAAAGCACTATTCCAAGTAATGATGCTTGTTCCAGCGGCATTCCATTTTCCATTAGAAACGGGTGCTGTTAGTTCTATTGTTCTGTCTCCAGTAACCACTCTAATGCTATCAATCACTACATCAATTAATGGCTTGTCATTGGCATTGGTTTCCACTTCACTTATGGCATAAACCACATCCATTCCATCTATAATTTTTCCAAATACAGCATGAGCATCATCGAGCCATTCTGTTGGAGCCACAGTTATAAAATACTGTGAACCATTGGTATTTGGTCCTGAATTAGCCATAGAAAGTATACCAGGCTCATCATGACGTAAATCAGGATGAAACTCATCATCAAAAGAATACCCTGGTCCACCGGTACCAGTACCATAAGGACAACCATCTTGAATCATAAATCCACTAATGACTCTATGGAAAATTAAATCAGTATAAAAATGATCGTTACAAAGGTTGATAAAGTTCTGACCTGTTTCAGGCACAAGATCCTCGCGCAATTCGGCTCTAAAATCGCCCATAGAGGTATACCATTGCACAACAGTTTGGGATTTGCTTTCATTAGAGATTCCAAGAATCAATAGGATTAAAAAGACTGAAACAAAGGAAGTAAATTTTAATGCTTTCATAAATGAGTTTTAGGTTAGGAAATGAATAAAGAAGAAAATCGCTAGCATCTATAGAAATACCAGCTCATTTCGTTTGCTCAAAAATACAGAATAAAAATAATACAATGGTATAGAACACAGAATCAATCTGTACTTTTTTTTGTAAATATTTAAGGGGGAAAGCTTTAGTTTTTTAGTTTTCCTTTTATAGGAAGTGTAAAAATAAACTCTGTACCTTTATGCTTGCACGATTTAAGTTCTATACTTCCTCCTAAAAGTTCTACATAAGCTTTGGTAATAGACAAACCCAAACCAGCGCCTTCGGTAACTTTATTATCCACCTTCTCTGCCTGTACAAAACGTTCAAAGATGAGTTTTTGCTTAGGCTCAGAAATTCCAATTCCCGTATCTTTCACAAAGAACTTGATGGTTTTACCAAGAATTGAATATCCAAAAGATATTTGTCCTTCTTTGGTGTATTTAATAGAATTCTTGATTAGGTTGGTAAAAATATCAGCAATTTTTGTGGAATCAGACCAAATATTTAATTCGCCAATATTGGGTGTTTCAAGCTTTAATTCTAAACCATTTCTTTCTGCCTCGGGTGAAAAAAAAGCATATTGAAAATACAATAATTCATTCACGTTTACTTCGCTATAATCTACATTCATTTGCCCCGATTCTATTCTGGAAATATCAATGATATTATTAATTAAACGTAACATCTTACCACCACTTCGTTCAATAACACTAATATACAAACCCTTTTCTTTTTCTGATAAATCTTCTTCTTTTAATAAATCTGCAAAACCCATAATTCCATTCATAGGAGTTCGAATCTCGTGACTCATGTTTGCTAAAAAATAAGATTTCATTCTATTATTCTCTTCTGCCTGATTTTTCGCTATCAATAATAATTGCTGTGTTCTTTCTCGTTCTGAAACATCTTTAGAAACCACAGATGCTCCAGAGATATGCTGCCCATAAACAATAGGATTAATGGTAATTTCAAAATAATAGGGTTTATGATCTATCTCGAATTGATCAATTTCTACAACAGACTCGCCTGAAAAAACCCTTAAATATCGAGATTTCCATAAATCTGCAGTCTCTTTGGATACAAAATCCAAAATACAATTCCCTTTATTGAGTTTAACACCATAATTATAATGAAATTCATTTCTAAACTTTGAATTGATCGTCAGTAGTTTGTATTCCCTATCAACCGACCAAATGGCATCTTGAGAACTCTCTAAAACAGACATTAAATTGGCTTCACTATCAATTAGAGCCAACTCTACTTTTTTTCTTTCAGTGATGTTTCTATTGATACTTAAAATGGCCTTATTTCCCTGATAGTTTATTAAGGAAGCATTAATCTCAAAATGCAATTCCCTGCCCTCTTTATTATATTGTGTGGTTTCGAAATTGGTATAAACTCCATCTTTTAGGGTTTGCTCTATCCTTAATTTCCCTTTTTTTGGATTCTTTGAAAAATTAGTGATAGAACTTCCTACAAATTCTTGATAAGAATATCCATAAACTTCACAAGCCGCTTTATTGGCCTCCAGTATCACTCCATCTTCAGGATTAAAAATAAGGATAGCATCATGGGCTTGTTCAAATAATTGTTTATAATCCTCTTTTGATTTGATGAGGTGATCTATGGTCTTCTTTTCTTTGGTGATATCCGTATGTGCACCAAACATCCTAATGACATTAGCATTTTTATCTAAAACAGCTGCTGCTTTATTATGAATCCATCTATAAGTCTCATCCTTATGCTTCATTCTAAATTCCTCAATAAAGAAGTTTTTAGGCTTCTCTAAAAAGGCTTGCACTGTATTTATCATTCTTTCCTTATCATCAGGATGAAGTAAATCCTCCCAAGTAGAAAACTCATTGCCCAATTCGTGAGCTTGATAACCTAAAAGTCCTTTCCATTGATCACTATAAAAAACAGAGTTGTCTTTTAATTTCCAATCCCAAATACCACTTTCGGAAGCAGCAGTTGCCAATTGATATCTTTCCTCACTTTCTTTTAATGCCTGGGTAGCTAAAACCGAATCTGTAATATCAATAATAAATCCATTTGAATACTCTAACAATTCAGCTTCTTGCCGATATGCGATTCCTGTGGCTTCTAGTTTAAAATATCGTATTCCTCTTTCAGGATGTACTATTCTAAACTTCATTTGATGTTTAAAAGGAGGCTTTAAATTCCTATATATTTCTCTAAATACTGTTTTAATATCTTTAGGATGAACATTTTCAAACCAGCTGGCAAAAGTATTTTTCTCCTGAGGTGAAATTCCAAATAAATGAATAATAGAATCACTAATCATTAGAACCTCAGCATTATTAGTCTGAAGGTCTATCTTTAATCTAAAAAGTGCATAATCTTTTGGACTGTCTACAATGGATTTTAAATGAAGGTTTAGATCTTCAATTTGCAAACGTCTCTCCTTTTCCTCAGTAATATCAACAGCTAATTCTAACCTTACATTTTTGCCATTGAACCACTCTATTACTCTGTCATAACAACGATACCAATGATTATTCTGCTTGTTTTGAAATTCCCAAACATAAGAATCATTTTTTTTATTATTGAATATAATAGGATTAGTA
It encodes the following:
- a CDS encoding TlpA family protein disulfide reductase, whose amino-acid sequence is MNFLQKYWVKQKKKSWWAWVSDIFFILLFAGLLIPATRTPIMVFIKELTNFAPSVSADDQYGELSPIDYQWTLLNGDNQKIQLKELSDKPILINFWATWCPPCIAEMPSFERLQNDYGDKVYFLFISNENQSITRNFLKDKNWDLKSYRPLDQEPSQLSSTSLPTTYIINKEGIIVVKETGNKKWDSQKVRDLLDELIK
- the rlmN gene encoding 23S rRNA (adenine(2503)-C(2))-methyltransferase RlmN, with product MVKENIFGKTKKELQELVVGLGLAKFIGTQLAEWMYKNNARTFEDMHNISKKAKALLDEKYQLERVEHGTVQKSVDGTKKYLFHVRGSHFIEAAFIPDRDRATLCVSSQVGCKMGCLFCMTGKQGFQANLSTGEILNQIYSLPEFDQLTNVVYMGMGEPFDNLDNVLRSIEILTADYGMAWSPRRITVSTIGIIPAMKTFLEKSEAHLAISLHSPFEEERKKIMPIENVYNLPKLLEVISNFEFGGQRRVSFEYIMFKDFNDGKTQVDQLARILNGIKSRINLIRFHPIPGTPLLGSDDETILKFQADLKKKGIMTTIRASRGQDIFAACGLLSTKELVKRKEEEDF
- a CDS encoding ferredoxin--NADP reductase, translating into MHYADKHSLGEIELFKAKVTRIDDLGENAFVYYFKRFFDFKPGQVVAISLQKDEPPRLYSIASEPKNEEVAILFKVKPDGFLTPRLAEVKIGGTILVSQPFGAFYGSKGADYWIAVGTGIAPFVSMQKSGLAPQKTLIHGGRAEKSFYFDSLFIKDDSLKYIPCSSTMEKEGFYSGRLTEYLKTEELELDRTFFICGSSEMVVQVRDILIDRGVDYDKIIAEIYF
- a CDS encoding DUF3089 domain-containing protein gives rise to the protein MKALRNYNHQIELFPQSPKILVFSKLIILLSFLLFINSCTQRKVKQGFIKIDYSLNQNWACYPVSNQDDMDIFFIAPTVYSGDSVSFNLSLENEDLKGNFIGAINMEKGIYDAEANFYAPYYRQASLTAYMSRGYAEESENPSVNMAFKLAYSDVEEAFDYYLSQSDKPFILAGFSQGSEMIMKLLKHRFQNEGLQNRLIAAYAIGWRLEEEEVMEYPHLKPAQNDRDLGVIICYSSESEGIASSIIVPKFSLSINPLNWRIDSVLADKSLNLGACFTDYAGGINREIKEFSGAYISPSRGTLKVIDILPEDYPPILPIFKEGEYHIYDYLFFYRNLQANIALRKAIYFQEKR
- a CDS encoding sigma-70 family RNA polymerase sigma factor; translation: MSKTANILNPEKWVQNHSDYLYNYAVYKVSDDVIAQDLVQDTFIAGLKGKDSFKGNSTERTWLVSILKRKVIDHYRKSSVRKNTTNTDFSLPFNADGAFKNHWSDDGEPGQWNIDQSNDLEKDEFQKALDLCLSLLPPQWREVFHMKMMEECSGEEICKDLNITSSNLWVIMHRAKLKMRACIEKNWLEV
- a CDS encoding peptidylprolyl isomerase, which produces MKALKFTSFVSVFLILLILGISNESKSQTVVQWYTSMGDFRAELREDLVPETGQNFINLCNDHFYTDLIFHRVISGFMIQDGCPYGTGTGGPGYSFDDEFHPDLRHDEPGILSMANSGPNTNGSQYFITVAPTEWLDDAHAVFGKIIDGMDVVYAISEVETNANDKPLIDVVIDSIRVVTGDRTIELTAPVSNGKWNAAGTSIITWNSAFIADVKLEFSSDNGTTWETIEESISANTRAYEWDAPNVTSDACFVRISDVAYPDIMSMNEEAFTFASLELLEPNGFVTYQVGREYEVTWSGELIGDLSLYYQASDGGDWVFVADGIDAASGSYMWTPETATDWCKVKLEETAFPDLNDESDFRFFVYLLDVLTPMDGELLMPEYEYDITWNSEVISNVKIEFSSDNGDNWSVLETSLPADNQVYSWLVPDANSQDCYLRLSYPSNSDIYSISEKFGIDILWTVDELNEQAFTISPNPVNDYIHIDLKNVISGKEKATIKIYNSNGQVVLEQEMKTEEIQNNQTILDAQKLPQGIYFINVKTDKKESSLKFIKM
- a CDS encoding PAS domain S-box protein encodes the protein MGKGRHTEDELYHFLFNTSSDILAIQNFHHEILDVNEEGLKKIGYQASEVLGQPISKIQKKYSLEELEGITQKLMEKGEAKFESLFLCKDGSELPVEVIAKVIAYKGAKAVYTQSRDVSELKESQQKLALQQQASLKIFSALDGIVYVSDPFSFEILFANQELIDSLGVEQSIIGKKCYQVMQGLDSPCSFCTNPIIFNNKKNDSYVWEFQNKQNNHWYRCYDRVIEWFNGKNVRLELAVDITEEKERRLQIEDLNLHLKSIVDSPKDYALFRLKIDLQTNNAEVLMISDSIIHLFGISPQEKNTFASWFENVHPKDIKTVFREIYRNLKPPFKHQMKFRIVHPERGIRYFKLEATGIAYRQEAELLEYSNGFIIDITDSVLATQALKESEERYQLATAASESGIWDWKLKDNSVFYSDQWKGLLGYQAHELGNEFSTWEDLLHPDDKERMINTVQAFLEKPKNFFIEEFRMKHKDETYRWIHNKAAAVLDKNANVIRMFGAHTDITKEKKTIDHLIKSKEDYKQLFEQAHDAILIFNPEDGVILEANKAACEVYGYSYQEFVGSSITNFSKNPKKGKLRIEQTLKDGVYTNFETTQYNKEGRELHFEINASLINYQGNKAILSINRNITERKKVELALIDSEANLMSVLESSQDAIWSVDREYKLLTINSKFRNEFHYNYGVKLNKGNCILDFVSKETADLWKSRYLRVFSGESVVEIDQFEIDHKPYYFEITINPIVYGQHISGASVVSKDVSERERTQQLLLIAKNQAEENNRMKSYFLANMSHEIRTPMNGIMGFADLLKEEDLSEKEKGLYISVIERSGGKMLRLINNIIDISRIESGQMNVDYSEVNVNELLYFQYAFFSPEAERNGLELKLETPNIGELNIWSDSTKIADIFTNLIKNSIKYTKEGQISFGYSILGKTIKFFVKDTGIGISEPKQKLIFERFVQAEKVDNKVTEGAGLGLSITKAYVELLGGSIELKSCKHKGTEFIFTLPIKGKLKN